Proteins encoded within one genomic window of Lynx canadensis isolate LIC74 chromosome B2, mLynCan4.pri.v2, whole genome shotgun sequence:
- the LOC115513788 gene encoding DLA class II histocompatibility antigen, DR-1 beta chain, with amino-acid sequence MACLWLPRGLVMLMVLSPPLAWARDTTPHFLVMGKAECHFTNGTERVRFLARYFYNREELARFDSEVGEFRAVTELGRPDAKHWNGQKDFMEQTRTAVDWYCRHNYGVFDSFTVQRRVEPTVTVFPSKTQPLQHHNLLVCSVNGFYPGHIEVKWFRNGQEEQTGVVSTGLICNGDWTFQTLVMLETVPQSGEVYTCHVEHPSRTSPITVEWRVQSDSAQSKMLSGIGGFVLGLLFLALGLFIYFRNQKGHSGLPPTGLLS; translated from the exons ATGGCATGTCTGTGGCTCCCTAGAGGTTTGGTAATGCTGATGGTGCTGAGCCCTCCCCTGGCTTGGGCCAGGGATACCACAC CACATTTCTTAGTCATGGGGAAGGCCGAGTGCCATTTCACCAACGGGACGGAGCGTGTGCGATTCCTGGCCAGATATTTCTATAACCGGGAGGAGTTAGCTCGCTTCGACAGCGAAGTGGGGGAGTTCCGGGCGGTGACGGAGCTGGGGCGGCCTGACGCCAAGCACTGGAATGGGCAGAAGGACTTCATGGAGCAGACGCGGACAGCGGTGGACTGGTACTGCAGACACAACTACGGTGTTTTTGACAGCTTCACGGTGCAGCGGCGag TTGAGCCGACAGTGACCGTGTTCCCCTCGAAGACGCAGCCCCTGCAGCACCACAACCTCCTGGTCTGCTCCGTGAATGGTTTCTATCCAGGCCACATTGAGGTCAAGTGGTTCCGGAACGGCCAGGAGGAGCAGACTGGGGTCGTGTCCACAGGCCTGATCTGTAATGGAGACTGGACCTTCCAGACCCTGGTGATGCTGGAAACAGTTCCTCAGAGTGGAGAGGTCTACACCTGCCACGTGGAGCATCCAAGTCGCACGAGCCCTATCACCGTGGAGTGGA GGGTACAGTCTGACTCTGCACAGAGCAAGATGCTGAGTGGAATCGGGGGCTTTGTTCTGGGTCTGCTCTTCCTTGCGTTGGGTCTGTTCATCTACTTCAGGAATCAGAAAG GACACTCTGGACTTCCTCCAACAG GACTCCTGAGCTGA